A section of the Spirochaetota bacterium genome encodes:
- a CDS encoding transposase yields the protein MNYIKGTSREQIFLFNECIEEIIAEDNIVRFIDAYVESLDMEGLGFKMPKGNTGTPPYRPQLKLKIYIYGYFEKIRGSRRLEKECHRNKELIWLTNSLAPDFKTISDFRKDNHKAFRNIFKDF from the coding sequence ATGAATTATATAAAAGGGACATCCAGGGAGCAGATATTTCTTTTCAATGAATGCATAGAAGAAATAATAGCAGAAGATAATATTGTTAGATTTATAGATGCTTATGTTGAATCTCTTGATATGGAAGGTCTTGGATTTAAGATGCCAAAGGGTAATACGGGAACTCCTCCATATAGACCTCAGTTGAAATTAAAGATTTATATTTATGGATATTTTGAGAAGATACGCGGTAGCCGGAGATTAGAAAAAGAATGTCATCGGAATAAAGAACTAATATGGCTTACAAATTCTCTTGCGCCTGATTTTAAAACAATATCAGATTTTAGAAAAGATAATCATAAAGCGTTTAGAAATATTTTCAAAGATTTTTAA